The stretch of DNA AGTATTGTCACTAACTTTTAAAGTGGCCATTTGACATGCTTGCAGGCATTTCCACATTAATGCAGGCATTTCCACATTAATGCTTATAAATCAACAAACATATTCGGTTGTTCTTCATTTACACAGCTGATTTTCAAACACGACAAAAAATCAGGTCAAAATTATCTACCtgatatgtgtatatacaacTTCAATGTTTCTTTATTATTGGAAGACAGTGGTAAATAGACAACAGTGAGTTTCGTTTTCGCGAATGCGTGTCGTCCATAAATTATGCTCAGAATCTATCTATTTCAGATTAATGCGGTTGGTCAATTGGTTTCAAAATAACTAGTACTTTGTTATCAGTATTTTGGTTTTGAAAAGGGGATGGTTCAGAGGTATGAAGATAATTTATTTAGGGTTCACATATTATTGACTACACACAGACGATTCTTACTTTCCAACAGCTGAACACTTATTAACGAATTTACGCAGGTAAATGTTATTTCCCAACagatgaaaaattaaaaataaatcccAACAGCTCATATTAATGACTTTACAAAAATACTGCATACTTCCCAAGAGCTGATCACATATTAATAGATTTCTGGTAATTCATTACGTGACACAATGATGTGTACGATTTAGCCTAATATATAATCGtgtatttttaaatgattttatcaatCTCTGTCTTAGCCATTGTTACCCATAAAAATCATAATTGTTTAAGAATCATATAAAGATCTTTAATGATGTAATTTAATACACCAACAAGTCTTGTGACCAACTAATGAAGACTCGGCTCATCAGAAAATCGATATATATATCCTATGAGTAAACAGTCTAGGTGAACTAACTGGGGCAAAATGCAATAAATGTGCTCATCATGCGGTTTTGTCTTCTGCttgttaatatattttgtcatcAAATTTTAAACGATTTATAATGTTTGTTAAAAAGTAGAACGAATACAGTAAAATACGGTTATTATTTAATTCCCATAAACTCAGTTCGTAATATCGAAAGCATATTACATGAATCTTGACGGGAAATTGAAAACGTTATGTTATAGTCACGACTTCGTTGTAATAATGTACGTGATAAATGTGTATGTTGTACATTTCTATATAATTTTATGGCATTTGTTACACTCATCTCTTTTGattagatctttgaggttatttttccatagaccgaaagaatTTGTACGTcacgtattatgacgtcatacatacaGAACGGTTTCGCATggaaattttaaaagcggcacagtcattggccaaactgaattattggatagAATATCAATGCGCCTCAACTCcgtttgttttattgtaaaagtaagtaaaaacACGATGATTATGCATAATTAGTACCTGATTGGCTTATCTGAATTAAATCATAAGCATTATTCTCGATgtcttttggggttatgaagtcatagaaaaaaaaccgGACGGAACTTCTTTTTCATAGACAAACTATactattaaagttatatgtgccgtaactgggggAAAATTGGCatggttatttttttcattagtCAATTGAAAACCATACGGTTTGATGAATTAATcggtgaaaatcattcaaatggcttcagatgccttattTAAACGTAGaagttacaacacaaaaatgacatgtatacactgtaaaattgttgtttgttatgccttttgtatgtttagatggcaactttcctgcagaaatcactttacaattactaataacactgtggAAATGTGACATGAAATTGttgaccacaatttggcttcatggtctgaccacAGGTACACATTTCGCTTCACcatagatgtacatatataatgatttttaataatactgctaaaaataattttttctgctcttatttctatttgtaaaattaaaaccaatgcatttaaagtactgtaattttcaaaatgtaagcAATtattggtgatgaataacatatattaaaagcttatcttAATTCGTTGGTATGAAAAATGCGACACATAAATTTAAAGTTAATACAATTGTGGGCAATACAACACACTGATCTTGTTACATGATTAATCTGTATTGTCTGTCTCTCCGTCCTTCCAcctgtccgtccgtccatctCTGTCtgttgtccgtccgtctgtctccGTCTGTCTATGCGGATGTAAGTTTCCAGACGACAACTTTCATGTTTGTGAGGTCAATGTAAATATCACTGTTGCATATTGCCAACATTCTGATGACgtcttttcttttaaaattgatTTCCACCAATTGACAGACGACGAAAATAAGGAAATGACTTGCGGAAACTGGCAAAGGATATGTGTTGCTTCAGCGATACTCAGAATGATTAGTctttaataaaatttgtttaacgTTTTATGACTATCAATATCGCTTTGATAgctgtgttttgttgtttaattgtTAGACGATTGTGTTTTGGGATAGTACATTCTTTATTTGTGTCTCTTTGCGATAGTGGGAACTGTTACATTTATTTGCGCAACCTCTTGGAATCACACTTTCTGTCTTAAAGACACATGAGAATACATGATCGTAATGGACTGATCGTGAAATATACCGTATATTCAGTTATTTTCGTAGGTAAACATTTACATGATTTGATCTTAAAACAGGGATATTAGATTTTATCGGTTTTAAATTTCGCGATATGGGTTTATGGATATATGTGAttcaatcatttaaaaaaatatgttgcgGATCAAATCAAATcgcaaaaaaaaacataatcatGCGACGGCAATACGATATCCTACAAATGTTACCTCTGAATTAATTACGgagaatatatttattttatccaTATATCATCAAGCGAACCTACAATACATGTTTCTATTGTGTACTTGATATACTGATTCTAACATAAATtccttttgtttttttgttatcaGATTTCAAGTTGAAATAGATATGTATCGATCTACGGCACATATGGCGGCTATTCATAAAACCAAGGAGATTTTTTTGTGACGACTGTAAATTGTCGGAAGTGAATTGTTTATAATGAGTTCAATAACAGAGGACAGTGGGAATGCAAATGAAACGGAAACGGCTGTTGTAAGTATTGATGATGTGGAATCAATCCAAGATGTACCGAACGAAAAAACTAAACAAGTTACCGATAGTTACTCGGAACAAAAAGAAGAGCAGTTGGAGAAATTGCAATCGGCCATTAAAGCGGAAACAGATGCAAAAGGTTCATCGAATGCATCCGACAAGGAAACGAAGATATTTGGAAATGAATTGAAAAATGTAGTTGATAGTGGAAAAAACCAAGGAGTTCCGGAATCAGATACATGTCAACCTGTTTATCTAGAAACGACGTATTTCGGGTCACCTAAAAGGAAATTGTCGGCCGCTGACATTGTTCTTGAGATTCATTCGACACTGAAACAGGCGAAACTTGCGAACGGTGGAAACTCAAAAACAATAGACTGTAAACTACAAGGGACTGTTAGTGTCCCAACGATTACTCGGAACATCTCTTCAGCATCCCAAAGGACAAATGGTTTACCGAATTCGGACCATTCGTCTAGGGTACATCCGCGAGGGATTTTAAAGAATACGAAATCTGAACCTGTGATTATTGTAAATGAACCAAGTGAGAAATTCAAGCATTCCGACTCGACTGGTGTGATTGAAACTTCAAAAGTTGAATGGCCTAAATTTGGAAAGACAAAGTTCGGGAAAATCGGTACAAGTGCCAATTATTTTAGGGTAAGTACAACGTATGTCATCGATTtggtttatacatgtagaacgtaagattttattaatatttgaaatgaatagAAGCATATATTTGCAAATTTTAATGCATATAAAGCACAGGCGTGCACGTATTTATCCCAACCCTGGATTAATTAATAGAAAAACTAAAGACATTTCAGAATACAGAAACATCCTACTTTAAAgctacacagtcaaccacagcaAACCGTCAATTAATGCTTTGATGGACACCAAGTGGCTAAACAACCTAATCTATGGCACCATTTAGTTTTTGGGGTCCTCATATGAGAAGGTCACTATAACTAGGGCGTTATACAGGTGAGGGCACTGTGACATTAAATGTTCGTCGaatgttatacaggggaggccacTTTGACATTAGATGTTCCTAGGGCGTTGAACAGAGGGTCTCATTATAATTTAAGACGTTCGTTGACATTAAATGTTCGTCTgatgttatacaggggaggccacTATGACATTAGATGTTCATAGGGCGTTGAACAGAGGGTCTCATTATAATTTAAGACGTTCGTTGACATTAAATGTTCGTCggatgttatacaggggaggccacTATGACATTAGATGTTCATAGGGCGTTGAACAGAGGTTCTCATTATAATATAAGACGTTCGTTAGGTATTACACAGGGGTGGCCACTGTGACATTAGATGTCCGTAGGGCGTTACACAGGGGGTGCCATTACGATATTAGATATTCGTAGATCATTATAGCGGGGAGGCCACTGTGACATTAAATGTTCGTAAGGCGTTATACAGGGGGAAGCATTATGATATTAGATGTTCGTAAGGTATTATACAGGGAGGCGTTATGACCTTTGCTGTTAGAACAACATCATATAGgagagaccgtccttaaatgaccttggctgttgatATGACGCCATAGAGAGAATGTCACCCTAACACCATTATCTGTAAATTTGACGTTGaatacattacatttatcaCACTAGGTCATTAAATTACCATCAGTGTTAATACAAAACAATatgttttacaaatgtaaatagGTTGGCGTCGGCTGATTAACAGCAGGACAATGTTCCGGCCAGTCTGACCCTGAAAACTAGGTACATAGATGATTGAAATACACAATGTAATCAATATCAAACATAACTTAAGTACACAGATCGCTGTCGGTAAATGTCTGAGAGTTTGTGTAATCGACTCGCTTTAATCGATAAACTATACGGTAATGTATAATTCTGGCTTTCCGCAGCCTAGGACGTTACGACAGAAATGACAAATTTTAGGAAACAAAAATATCGAATTGTATTGCCATTCATATTAATTTgttgacagaaaaaaaactacTCATGAGATAGAAATAGATCAAAATCAACCATTTCTCCCATACCTGACAGGGTtttcccgcggttgctagggaaaagataactctgtcttttaccggggtagggaaaaggcagctcacacgcgctagacaatgacgtgacgtcatcaatacatacGGTATCTATTGTCCGCGACGTCATTAATTTTTACGCACTACGACGTTCCTATGATGGCGGCGCTTTGGAAATACTTCTAAAAACTGCATTTTCACAATGTTTCGCGAAATTataggagaaaaagaatcaaacatgggtctgaaaagtggacagggatattttTAACCCTCGTAAAAGATGTTGGCcgccaaccctcggcaagcctcggattgaccagccaaaatatttcactcgggttgagatatccctgtgcACTTGACGGacccatataagattctattagtccaCCAATAATGCATAACCTGAATTCATATATGTTCATTATGATGCTCA from Argopecten irradians isolate NY chromosome 15, Ai_NY, whole genome shotgun sequence encodes:
- the LOC138309348 gene encoding uncharacterized protein yields the protein MSSITEDSGNANETETAVVSIDDVESIQDVPNEKTKQVTDSYSEQKEEQLEKLQSAIKAETDAKGSSNASDKETKIFGNELKNVVDSGKNQGVPESDTCQPVYLETTYFGSPKRKLSAADIVLEIHSTLKQAKLANGGNSKTIDCKLQGTVSVPTITRNISSASQRTNGLPNSDHSSRVHPRGILKNTKSEPVIIVNEPSEKFKHSDSTGVIETSKVEWPKFGKTKFGKIGTSANYFRTTQEFVNPAFELDENIPSDSKLSDIVDLVMKQQTDQGRYVHPFGQNSLYSTVFLDETPRTIQNTERIVFWLIFVIMLVGLAGAIILMAEMYKLDNQQYTVLVNTTIAS